In Silene latifolia isolate original U9 population chromosome X, ASM4854445v1, whole genome shotgun sequence, the following proteins share a genomic window:
- the LOC141617324 gene encoding uncharacterized protein LOC141617324 has translation MTLYDGTEDPLEHINQYNQKMMVVAATRPEKEACMCRGFGSTLSRAALQWFVNLPNKSISSFAGVVNSFNQQFASSRKPEKLSSDLYRIVQRFEESTRDYLARFNVEKISIPRCDPTTAVNAFRRGLHRDSDLYKDLTKHPCATFEEVKQMAEATYRLEEDEDRRDLYGTYSSSRKITTEKKNERAKPYSKNTVNKLSGEKESTEAPPKLSEYGFTTGLAGVLKAIRELGQRENDRRDASKRCEYHNDIGHNTEDCVVLRKEVKHLYSAGCLDHLLLKGAKSGKVNTADQAQPSPPPPYSKIVSVITGRSETCGLTYSAAKRHATETKGDKPEFSLRVSRQDLLEISFNEADILDEAEHHHDALIITLSIGNCLVKKILVDTGSFVNLIMLETLKNMGFSEKDLVQKAVPFVGFSGETKQSVGEIVIPTFAGGMNKQVRYLVINGPSTYNVILGKPWIHEMKAVPSMYHQILKFPTPRGVQEIRGDQNVARDCYKNALKPTAVGPA, from the coding sequence ATGACGTTGTATGATGGAACAGAGGATCCGCTGGAGCACATCAACCAGTACAACCAGAAAATGATGGTGGTTGCAGCAACAAGGCCTGAAAAGGAGGCATGTATGTGCAGAGGATTCGGTTCCACCTTATCAAGAGCCGCACTCCAGTGGTTCGTTAACCTTCCTAACAAGTCTATTTCCAGCTTCGCGGGGGTAGTGAACTCCTTTAatcaacagttcgcaagcagtcGCAAGCCAGAAAAATTATCCAGTGATCTATACCGGATCGTCCAGAGGTTCGAGGAGTCCACCAGGGATTATCTCGCTAGATTCAATGTGGAAAAAATATCTATCCCTAGGTGCGACCCTACAACAGCAGTCAATGCCTTCAGAAGGGGACTGCATCGCGACTCTGATTTGTACAAGGATCTCACCAAGCACCCATGTGCCACCTTCGAGGAAGTCAAACAAATGGCAGAGGCTACTTATCGCctagaggaggatgaggatagaaGGGACCTGTACGGAACATATTCGTCCAGCAGAAAAATCACAACAGAGAAGAAGAACGAAAGAGCCAAACCCTACAGCAAGAACACAGTGAACAAACTCTCAGGAGAAAAAGAGAGCACCGAGGCTCCACCTAAGCTCAGCGAGTATGGGTTCACCACTGGACTTGCTGGGGTATTGAAGGCAATCAGGGAACTAGGGCAGAGGGAGAACGACAGAAGAGATGCCAGCAAAAGGTGTGAATACCACAACGATATTGGCCACAATACAGAAGATTGTGTAGTACTACGAAAGGAAGTGAAGCACCTCTACAGTGCTGGATGCTTGGATCACCTGCTCCTCAAGGGAGCGAAATCTGGAAAGGTCAATACTGCTGACCAGGCCCAACCATCCCCACCTCCACCTTACTCAAAGATCGTGAGCGTCATCACAGGACGGTCGGAGACATGTGGTCTCACTTATTCGGCGGCAAAGCGCCATGcaaccgagaccaaaggagataaaCCAGAGTTCTCCCTCAGGGTCAGTAGACAGGATCTACTAGAAATCTCATTTAACGAGGCAGACATACTCGATGAGGCAGAACACCACCATGACGCCTTGATCATTACCCTTTCTATAGGGAATTGCCTTGTTAAAAAGatattggtagatacaggaagctttGTGAATCTAATAATGCTGGAAACCTTGAAaaacatggggttcagcgagaaaGACCTAGTGCAGAAGGCAGTACCCTTTGTAGGCTTTAGCGGAGAAACTAAACAATCCGTTGGAGAAATAGTGATACCTACCTTTGCAGGGGGTATGAATAAACAGGTACGGTACTTGGTCATTAATGGTCCGTCAACTTATAACGTGATACTTGGCAAGCCTTGGATCCATGAAATGAAAGCGGTACCATCAATGTACCATCAGATCCTGAAGTTCCCTACACCCCGAGGGGTACAAGAGATACGGGGAGATCAAAATGTCGCTCGAGATTGCTATAAGAATGCTCTGAAACCCACTGCAGTTGgtccagcatag